Part of the Caulifigura coniformis genome, AAAAGGCCGATATGACCTCCCTGATGCCCGCGCCGGCGAATCACGTAGACATTGTCCTTCGAGTCGATCGCCATGGCGGTATCGCGAACGATTTCCATCGGGGTCGCGATCCATTTCGTTCCGTCACGCCAGGCATATCCGGAGCCGACCAGGACATGCGGCCTGTTCCGGGAATCTGTGACGACTTCCGGATCGCTTCGATGGGCCAGGCCGGCCTTCAATCCCGTGTTCTGTTCTTCGGACCACTTCCCGGTGGGGACCGCTCGTTCGCGGTGAAAGAGCATTCCGTCCCGCACGTAGACGAGGTGCACGCCGCCTCGGGAATCCACCGTGAGATCCGGCAGGCCGCCCCGGGCGACGCTTTCGGCGGCAACGGCCGCCGTTGATTGTGCCACGAGCAGCACGGCAGCCAGGATGATGCGCGGTCTGGCGATCACGAGCTTCTCCATGGGAAGGGACACTCCACAAAATGTCGAACGGAAAGTCACTGCGTCGTCAGTTGCGTGGCTGAACCACGGGGCCGCCCGAATTCAGATCAAAGTCGATCGAGTTGTGGCCGGATTTCACACTCGCAGTCAGCTCGGTCTTGACGTTGTATCGGGCCGGAACGCGTTCCTTGGAGCGGCGTCCCTCCTGATCCTCCGCGGTCGACACCCGAACCTTGTGGTCTCCGACCGTGGCGCCCATCGCGTGCCTCGAGAACCGCAGCTCGTACTGTCCGTCCTCGTCCGCGTAACCAATGGACGGGGAGCCGTTGAGCGGCTCGAAGATGACCGACGCTCCGGAGAGCGGCTTGCCGTCG contains:
- a CDS encoding transthyretin-like family protein, with amino-acid sequence MNRNLTGVRSRFSRTLRVLLFPLVVAGCSNTGEGLGAVEGVIQLDGKPLSGASVIFEPLNGSPSIGYADEDGQYELRFSRHAMGATVGDHKVRVSTAEDQEGRRSKERVPARYNVKTELTASVKSGHNSIDFDLNSGGPVVQPRN